A single window of Vibrio sp. SCSIO 43137 DNA harbors:
- a CDS encoding protein-glutamate methylesterase/protein-glutamine glutaminase: protein MAVRVLVVDDSSFFRRRVSEIINADPRLEVVDVATNGKEAIEKVTKVKPDVVTMDIEMPVMDGITAVKEIMKVAPTPILMFSSLTHDGARATLDALDAGALDFLPKKFEDIARNRDEATQLLQQRVKEIARKKMLMRRRTPVATPTSRTTTATTSASASGLRKPLAGTATAKTAAPERRAPAGKFRASGKKYQLTAIGTSTGGPVALQKILTKLPANYPQPIVLIQHMPATFTAAFASRLNSLCKIQVKEAEDGDVLKPGVAYLAPGGMQMMIEGRPGAAKLRIVDGGERMNYKPCVDVTFGSAAKIYQDKVLSMVLTGMGADGREGARMLKSAGATIWAQDEESCVVYGMPQAVAKANISTEDLPLERIAERMLVELGLS from the coding sequence ATGGCAGTAAGAGTACTAGTTGTTGACGATTCAAGCTTCTTCCGTCGTCGTGTTAGCGAAATTATTAATGCTGACCCGAGATTAGAGGTAGTTGATGTAGCCACCAATGGCAAAGAAGCGATAGAGAAAGTCACTAAAGTTAAACCAGATGTTGTCACAATGGATATCGAGATGCCGGTAATGGACGGCATTACGGCGGTGAAAGAGATCATGAAAGTGGCGCCGACGCCAATTCTGATGTTTTCATCCCTGACCCATGATGGTGCCCGTGCCACCTTAGATGCTCTTGACGCCGGTGCTTTGGATTTCTTACCTAAGAAGTTTGAGGATATTGCCCGTAACCGTGACGAAGCGACTCAACTGCTTCAGCAACGTGTTAAGGAGATTGCCCGTAAGAAGATGTTGATGCGTCGTCGCACACCGGTTGCTACGCCAACCAGCCGTACGACTACTGCTACGACTTCAGCGTCAGCCAGCGGACTTCGCAAGCCACTGGCAGGAACAGCTACCGCTAAAACAGCGGCTCCTGAGCGACGTGCCCCGGCCGGCAAGTTCCGTGCATCAGGTAAAAAATACCAGTTAACGGCAATTGGTACCTCCACAGGGGGACCGGTAGCACTGCAAAAAATACTTACCAAGCTGCCTGCCAACTATCCGCAGCCAATCGTCTTGATTCAGCATATGCCAGCGACCTTTACTGCTGCTTTTGCCAGCCGTCTTAACTCACTATGTAAGATTCAGGTAAAGGAAGCGGAAGATGGTGATGTGCTGAAACCGGGTGTAGCCTATCTCGCGCCGGGTGGCATGCAGATGATGATCGAAGGTCGTCCCGGAGCCGCGAAACTGCGTATCGTAGACGGCGGTGAGCGAATGAACTACAAGCCTTGTGTTGATGTAACATTCGGCTCAGCAGCGAAAATTTATCAGGATAAAGTTCTGTCCATGGTATTGACCGGTATGGGTGCAGATGGCCGCGAAGGTGCACGTATGCTTAAATCCGCCGGTGCGACTATCTGGGCTCAGGATGAAGAGAGTTGTGTTGTTTATGGTATGCCTCAGGCTGTTGCAAAAGCGAATATCTCTACCGAAGATCTGCCGCTTGAGCGAATTGCAGAACGCATGCTGGTTGAACTTGGTTTGTCCTAG
- a CDS encoding ParA family protein, protein MIVWSVANQKGGVGKTTTTVTLAGLLSKKGHRVLLVDTDPHASLTTYLGYDSDEVEKSLFDLFQLSEITRETVLPLTLASEIDNIDIIPAHMSLATLDRVMGNRSGMGLILKRALLALHGDYDYVLIDCPPILGVMMVNALAASDRILIPVQTEFLAMKGLERMVRTLAIMQKSRNRAFKTTIVPTMYDKRTRASLTTLNQLKKDYPEHVWSSAIPIDTKFRDASLKHLPASHFAEGSRGVFAYKQLLIYLERLALDE, encoded by the coding sequence ATGATCGTCTGGAGCGTAGCGAACCAGAAAGGTGGAGTAGGCAAAACCACTACCACAGTAACCCTGGCTGGTTTGCTGAGCAAAAAGGGTCACAGAGTATTACTTGTGGATACTGATCCGCATGCATCTTTGACTACCTACCTTGGCTATGATTCTGATGAAGTTGAGAAGAGTCTTTTTGACCTTTTCCAGCTCAGCGAAATCACCAGAGAAACAGTATTGCCTCTTACACTGGCGTCGGAAATCGATAATATTGATATTATTCCGGCTCATATGTCACTGGCCACTCTGGACCGTGTTATGGGTAACCGTAGCGGTATGGGGCTTATTCTGAAGAGAGCCCTTTTAGCGTTACATGGCGATTATGATTATGTGTTGATCGACTGCCCGCCAATTCTGGGTGTGATGATGGTGAATGCCCTTGCGGCCAGCGACCGGATTTTAATCCCGGTTCAGACTGAGTTTCTGGCCATGAAAGGACTGGAAAGAATGGTGCGTACTTTGGCCATTATGCAGAAGTCGCGAAACCGTGCTTTCAAAACCACTATCGTGCCAACCATGTACGATAAACGTACCAGAGCATCATTAACCACACTTAATCAGCTTAAGAAAGATTACCCGGAGCATGTCTGGAGTTCTGCTATTCCGATTGATACCAAGTTCCGCGATGCCAGTCTTAAACATCTGCCGGCTTCTCACTTTGCAGAAGGAAGTCGTGGTGTGTTCGCCTATAAACAGTTGCTTATCTATTTAGAGAGGCTTGCACTCGATGAATAG